One part of the Streptomyces sp. AM 2-1-1 genome encodes these proteins:
- a CDS encoding NADH-quinone oxidoreductase subunit D, whose translation MTETTVGIGGAAESTDMVLNIGPQHPSTHGVLRLRLVLDGERILSAEPVIGYMHRGAEKLFEARDYRQIVMLANRHDWLSAFSNELGVVMAVERMLGMEVPERAVWTRTLLAELNRVLNHLMFLGSYPLELGGITPVFYAFREREELQAVMEEVSGGRMHYMFNRVGGLKEDLPAGWLGRARDAVASVRSRMGVYEDLVLGNEIFRGRTRDVGVLSPEAVHAYGVSGPIARASGVDFDLRRDDPYLAYAELADVLKVVTRTEGDCLARFECLLEQTVNALDLADACLDRMDGLAPGPINQRLPKVLKAPEGHTYAWTENPLGVNGYYLVSKGEKTPYRLKLRSASFNNIQALTELLPGTLVADMVAILGSLFFVVGDIDK comes from the coding sequence ATGACGGAGACGACGGTCGGCATCGGTGGCGCGGCGGAGAGCACCGACATGGTGCTCAACATCGGTCCTCAGCACCCCTCCACGCACGGTGTGCTCCGGCTGCGCCTGGTCCTGGACGGCGAGCGCATCCTGAGCGCCGAGCCCGTCATCGGGTACATGCACCGGGGCGCCGAGAAGCTCTTCGAGGCCCGCGACTACCGGCAGATCGTGATGCTCGCCAACCGTCACGACTGGCTGTCGGCCTTCTCCAACGAGCTCGGGGTGGTGATGGCCGTCGAGCGGATGCTGGGCATGGAGGTCCCCGAGCGCGCCGTCTGGACGCGGACCCTGCTGGCGGAACTGAACCGGGTCCTCAACCACCTGATGTTCCTCGGGTCGTACCCCCTCGAACTCGGCGGCATCACACCGGTGTTCTACGCGTTCCGGGAGCGCGAGGAGCTGCAGGCCGTGATGGAAGAGGTCTCCGGCGGCCGGATGCACTACATGTTCAACCGGGTCGGCGGCCTCAAGGAGGACCTTCCGGCGGGCTGGCTCGGCCGGGCCCGCGACGCGGTCGCCTCGGTGCGGTCGCGGATGGGCGTGTACGAGGACCTGGTGCTCGGCAACGAGATCTTCCGGGGACGCACGCGCGACGTCGGGGTGCTCTCCCCCGAGGCGGTGCACGCGTACGGGGTGTCCGGACCGATCGCCCGCGCCTCGGGCGTCGACTTCGACCTGCGGCGCGACGACCCGTACCTCGCGTACGCGGAGCTGGCGGACGTACTGAAGGTGGTCACCCGGACCGAGGGCGACTGCCTGGCCCGCTTCGAGTGCCTGCTGGAGCAGACGGTCAACGCGCTGGACCTCGCGGACGCCTGCCTGGACCGGATGGACGGGCTCGCCCCCGGGCCGATCAACCAGCGCCTCCCCAAGGTGCTCAAGGCCCCCGAGGGCCACACCTACGCCTGGACCGAGAACCCGCTCGGCGTCAACGGCTACTACCTCGTCTCCAAGGGCGAGAAGACGCCGTACCGGCTCAAGCTGCGCTCCGCGTCGTTCAACAACATCCAGGCGCTGACGGAGCTGCTGCCGGGCACCCTGGTCGCCGACATGGTCGCGATCCTGGGTTCGCTCTTCTTCGTCGTCGGGGACATCGACAAGTAG
- a CDS encoding ABC transporter substrate-binding protein, with protein MSRTSRIAGAVITTLALTGSLAACGGDSLEKDDAPSGSSAPADAKKGSLVVGSAAFTESKVLAELYAQILAGGGWSTSVTTVENRELYEPSLEKGEIDVIPEYAATLAEFLNAKVNGAKEAEKAPVASGDVAATVAALQKLATPLGLTALPPGDAVDQNAFAVTREFAEKNKLTTLSDLGKSKIKVKIAAGDECAVRPFCAPGLKATYGIDVAGIDPKGVGTPQAKQAVKDGVDQLVLTTTTDAVLDAYDLVFLEDDQHLQNADNVLPVVNTKDAGAPEVAALLAKLTGVLTTEDLAELNRKVDAERAKPSDVAKEYLTSKNLIG; from the coding sequence ATGAGCAGAACCTCGCGCATAGCGGGTGCGGTCATCACAACCCTCGCACTGACCGGGTCGCTCGCGGCCTGCGGCGGCGACAGCCTGGAGAAGGACGACGCCCCGAGCGGCTCCTCCGCGCCGGCGGACGCGAAGAAGGGCTCGCTCGTCGTCGGTTCGGCGGCCTTCACCGAGTCCAAGGTGCTCGCCGAGCTGTACGCCCAGATCCTCGCCGGCGGCGGCTGGAGCACCTCCGTCACCACGGTGGAGAACCGGGAACTCTACGAACCCTCCCTGGAGAAGGGCGAGATCGACGTCATCCCGGAATACGCGGCGACCCTGGCCGAATTCCTCAACGCCAAGGTGAACGGGGCGAAGGAGGCGGAGAAGGCACCGGTCGCCTCCGGTGACGTGGCGGCCACCGTCGCGGCCCTCCAGAAGCTCGCAACACCGCTCGGTCTGACGGCTCTTCCGCCCGGAGACGCGGTCGACCAGAATGCCTTCGCGGTGACCAGGGAATTCGCCGAGAAGAACAAGCTGACGACCCTTTCCGATCTGGGCAAGTCCAAGATCAAGGTGAAGATCGCGGCGGGTGACGAGTGCGCGGTCCGGCCCTTCTGCGCCCCCGGTCTCAAAGCGACGTACGGCATCGACGTGGCCGGTATCGACCCGAAGGGCGTCGGGACCCCGCAGGCGAAGCAGGCGGTGAAGGACGGGGTGGACCAGCTCGTCCTGACCACCACCACCGACGCCGTCCTGGACGCCTACGACCTGGTGTTCCTGGAGGACGACCAGCACCTCCAGAACGCCGACAACGTCCTTCCCGTGGTGAACACCAAGGACGCCGGAGCGCCGGAGGTGGCCGCACTCCTCGCCAAGCTCACCGGCGTTCTGACCACCGAGGACCTCGCGGAACTCAACCGCAAGGTCGACGCCGAGCGGGCCAAGCCCTCCGACGTCGCCAAGGAGTACCTGACGTCGAAGAACCTGATCGGCTGA
- a CDS encoding ABC transporter permease, protein MAVVADAWTWLVTGSNWSGPDGATHRLAEHLYVSGLALLVACALALPLGLRLGHLGRGGALAINISNVGRAVPVFAVLALFMLTPMRNSGYLPTVIALVLFAVPPLLTHTYVGMTGVDRAVVEAARGMGMSGAQVFLRVELPLAHPMIMTGLRSAAVQVVATASIAAMAGLGGLGRVITAGFNRYDTAQVFAGAVLVALLALVVEGVLLALDRLFSPLRRRGRAV, encoded by the coding sequence GTGGCAGTGGTCGCGGACGCCTGGACCTGGCTGGTCACGGGCTCCAACTGGTCCGGCCCGGACGGTGCGACGCACCGCCTCGCCGAACACCTCTACGTCAGCGGGCTCGCCCTCCTGGTGGCCTGCGCGCTCGCGCTGCCGCTGGGGCTCCGGCTCGGCCACCTCGGCCGGGGTGGCGCGCTCGCCATCAACATCTCCAACGTGGGCCGGGCGGTGCCCGTCTTCGCGGTGCTCGCCCTCTTCATGCTCACGCCGATGCGCAACTCCGGTTACCTGCCGACGGTGATCGCGCTGGTGCTCTTCGCGGTCCCGCCGCTGCTCACCCACACGTACGTGGGCATGACCGGGGTGGACCGCGCGGTGGTGGAGGCGGCCCGGGGGATGGGGATGTCCGGGGCGCAGGTCTTCCTCCGGGTGGAGCTGCCGCTCGCCCACCCCATGATCATGACCGGGCTGCGGTCCGCCGCCGTCCAGGTGGTGGCCACGGCCTCGATCGCGGCGATGGCCGGGCTCGGCGGACTCGGACGCGTCATCACCGCAGGGTTCAACCGGTACGACACCGCGCAGGTCTTCGCGGGCGCGGTCCTGGTCGCCCTGCTCGCCCTGGTGGTGGAGGGCGTGCTGCTGGCGCTGGACCGGCTGTTCTCCCCGCTGCGGCGGCGGGGGCGCGCCGTGTGA
- a CDS encoding ABC transporter permease, translated as MAGANCLVTNDWICGEYLRTRSGELTDATVQHVWITALSVAIGLVIAFPLALLARRGRHFAGPVLGLTTVIYTVPSLAMFSLLLPVFGLSASLVVTGLVLYSLTILVRSILAGLEAVPEEAREAARGMGYGPARLLWEVEIPLALPALMAGLRMAAVSTVALTTVGSLIGKGGLGNLVRDALPSLFKAQVLAASVLCVLLAVAADLLLLGVQRWLTPWTRAGAGAPAAVAPPVAPPATTTKAG; from the coding sequence ATGGCCGGGGCGAACTGCCTGGTGACCAACGACTGGATCTGTGGCGAATACCTCCGCACGCGCAGCGGCGAGTTGACGGATGCGACCGTCCAGCACGTCTGGATCACCGCCCTGTCGGTGGCGATCGGGCTGGTGATCGCCTTCCCGCTCGCGCTGCTCGCCCGCCGGGGACGGCACTTCGCCGGGCCGGTCCTCGGTCTGACGACGGTGATCTACACCGTGCCCTCGCTGGCGATGTTCTCCCTGCTGCTCCCCGTGTTCGGCCTCTCCGCCTCGCTGGTCGTCACCGGCCTGGTGCTGTACTCGCTGACCATCCTGGTCCGGTCGATCCTGGCCGGGCTCGAAGCGGTGCCGGAGGAGGCCAGGGAGGCCGCCCGCGGCATGGGGTACGGCCCCGCCCGGCTCCTCTGGGAGGTCGAGATCCCGCTCGCGCTGCCCGCGCTGATGGCCGGTCTGCGGATGGCCGCGGTGTCCACCGTGGCCCTGACCACGGTCGGCTCGCTCATCGGCAAGGGCGGGCTCGGCAACCTCGTACGGGACGCCCTGCCCAGCCTCTTCAAGGCACAGGTGCTGGCCGCCTCGGTGCTCTGCGTCCTCCTCGCGGTCGCGGCCGACCTGTTGCTGCTGGGGGTGCAGCGGTGGCTGACGCCGTGGACCCGGGCGGGGGCGGGCGCCCCCGCCGCGGTGGCACCGCCGGTGGCACCGCCCGCGACAACGACGAAGGCGGGCTGA
- a CDS encoding betaine/proline/choline family ABC transporter ATP-binding protein, translating to MIRFENVTKRYADGTTAVDSLSFEVAEGELVTLVGPSGCGKTTTMKMVNRLIEPTEGRIYLDGEDISAIDPVRLRRRIGYVIQQVGLFPHRTVLENTATVPHLLGWKRAKARERAAELLDLVGLDPSVHGGRYPEQLSGGQRQRVGVARALAADPPVLLMDEPFGAVDPVVREHLQNEFLKLQERVRKTVLFVTHDIEEAVRLGDRIAVYGQGRIEQFDSPARVLGAPATGYVADFVGADRGLKRLSVTPVEETDLDRPPVVRPGEPLRAAAERIAGSGAGWAVVLDEEDRPLGWLAAGAAGSSAADGTATVREALRPMDLSLPLGAPLRQALSTMLQHDAGWIAVVDDEGSGRYLGVLTPGRLHEALRRSIGADAADRSGGRVAVETVPGAFRPAG from the coding sequence ATGATCCGCTTCGAGAACGTCACCAAGCGGTACGCCGATGGCACGACGGCCGTCGACTCGCTCTCCTTCGAGGTGGCCGAGGGCGAACTCGTCACGCTCGTGGGCCCGTCAGGATGCGGCAAGACGACCACCATGAAGATGGTCAACCGGCTGATCGAGCCGACCGAGGGGCGGATATACCTCGACGGCGAGGACATATCCGCCATCGATCCCGTCCGGCTCCGGCGCCGCATCGGCTATGTGATCCAGCAAGTGGGCCTCTTCCCGCACAGGACTGTCCTGGAGAACACCGCCACCGTTCCCCATCTCCTCGGATGGAAACGCGCGAAGGCCCGTGAACGGGCCGCGGAACTGCTCGACCTGGTCGGCCTCGACCCGTCCGTGCACGGCGGCCGCTACCCCGAACAGCTCTCCGGCGGCCAGCGCCAGCGTGTCGGCGTGGCACGCGCCCTGGCGGCCGACCCGCCGGTCCTGCTGATGGACGAACCCTTCGGCGCGGTCGACCCGGTGGTCCGCGAACACCTCCAGAACGAGTTCCTGAAACTCCAGGAGCGGGTCCGCAAGACCGTCCTCTTCGTCACCCACGACATCGAGGAGGCGGTACGTCTCGGTGACCGCATCGCCGTCTACGGGCAGGGCCGGATCGAGCAGTTCGACTCCCCCGCCAGGGTGCTCGGTGCCCCCGCGACCGGTTACGTCGCGGACTTCGTCGGTGCCGACCGGGGCCTGAAGCGGCTCTCGGTCACCCCGGTGGAGGAGACCGACCTCGACCGGCCCCCGGTCGTCCGCCCCGGCGAGCCCCTGCGGGCCGCCGCCGAGCGGATCGCCGGGTCGGGCGCCGGGTGGGCGGTGGTCCTGGACGAGGAGGACCGCCCGCTGGGCTGGCTCGCCGCCGGGGCTGCCGGGTCGTCCGCCGCCGACGGGACGGCCACCGTCCGCGAGGCCCTGCGCCCGATGGACCTCAGCCTCCCGCTCGGCGCACCCCTCCGCCAGGCCCTCTCCACGATGCTCCAGCACGACGCGGGGTGGATCGCCGTCGTCGACGACGAGGGGTCCGGCCGCTATCTCGGTGTCCTCACCCCCGGCCGCCTCCACGAGGCCCTGCGCCGCTCCATCGGCGCCGACGCGGCAGACCGGTCCGGGGGCCGGGTCGCGGTGGAGACGGTGCCGGGGGCGTTCCGGCCGGCCGGCTGA
- the folP gene encoding dihydropteroate synthase, whose product MSTLRERGTVEGLPQWDRCAVMGVVNVTPDSFSDGGRWFDTTAAIKRGLALMADGADLIDVGGESTRPGASRVDEDEELRRVVPVVRGLVAEGAVVSVDTMRARVAAEAVAAGGALVNDVSGGLADPDMVRVVAEAGAPFVVMHWRGFSESMNARAVYTDVVGEVVTELRRRMDAVVDGGVAPGRIVIDPGLGFAKDTAQDLALVAHLDDLRALGRPLLVAASRKRFLGRTLAGPDGTPPPARERDAATAAVSTLSASAGAWAVRVHEVRASADAVRVCRAVEGAV is encoded by the coding sequence ATGAGTACGTTGCGTGAACGGGGCACGGTCGAGGGTCTGCCGCAGTGGGACCGGTGTGCGGTCATGGGTGTGGTGAACGTGACCCCGGACTCCTTCTCCGACGGAGGCCGCTGGTTCGACACCACGGCCGCGATCAAGCGCGGACTGGCCCTGATGGCCGACGGCGCGGACCTGATCGACGTGGGCGGGGAGTCGACGCGGCCCGGCGCGAGCCGCGTCGACGAGGACGAGGAGCTGCGACGGGTGGTGCCCGTGGTGCGGGGACTGGTCGCCGAGGGCGCCGTCGTCTCCGTGGACACCATGCGGGCCCGGGTCGCCGCCGAGGCGGTCGCGGCCGGTGGCGCCCTGGTGAACGACGTCAGCGGCGGCCTGGCCGACCCGGACATGGTCCGGGTGGTGGCCGAGGCGGGGGCGCCGTTCGTCGTGATGCACTGGCGCGGCTTCAGCGAGTCCATGAACGCCCGCGCGGTCTACACCGACGTGGTCGGCGAGGTCGTCACCGAGCTGCGCCGCCGGATGGACGCGGTGGTCGACGGCGGGGTGGCACCCGGACGGATCGTGATCGATCCGGGCCTCGGTTTCGCCAAGGACACCGCCCAGGACCTGGCGCTCGTCGCGCACCTCGACGATCTGCGGGCGCTCGGCCGTCCGCTGCTGGTGGCCGCCTCCCGCAAACGGTTCCTCGGCCGGACGCTGGCCGGCCCGGACGGCACCCCGCCCCCGGCCCGGGAGCGCGACGCGGCGACCGCCGCCGTCTCCACCCTCTCCGCGTCGGCCGGTGCCTGGGCCGTCCGGGTCCACGAGGTCCGGGCCAGCGCCGACGCCGTCCGCGTCTGCCGTGCCGTCGAAGGAGCCGTGTGA
- a CDS encoding nuclear transport factor 2 family protein — translation MTTGPAGPEEGGTAGPPDAAADLAAVEGANTDFYEAMEAGDYERLADRWLPGEDLTVSCVHPGWPVLRGRGDVLRSYALIMANTEYIQFILTDVDIAMTGDTALVNCTENILSGGPAEGDDTVGPLVGQLVVATNVFRRTPDGWKLWSHHGSPVLAEADDEPENGSPG, via the coding sequence GTGACCACCGGGCCCGCGGGACCCGAGGAGGGCGGTACCGCCGGCCCGCCGGACGCCGCCGCCGACCTCGCCGCGGTGGAGGGCGCGAACACCGACTTCTACGAGGCGATGGAGGCGGGCGACTACGAGCGTCTCGCCGACCGCTGGCTCCCCGGCGAGGACCTCACGGTCTCCTGTGTCCACCCCGGCTGGCCGGTGCTCCGCGGCCGCGGCGACGTACTCCGGAGCTACGCGCTGATCATGGCGAACACCGAGTACATCCAGTTCATCCTGACCGACGTGGACATCGCCATGACCGGCGACACCGCCCTCGTCAACTGCACGGAGAACATCCTCAGCGGCGGTCCCGCCGAAGGGGACGACACGGTCGGTCCCCTCGTCGGCCAGCTGGTCGTCGCCACCAACGTCTTCCGGCGCACCCCGGACGGGTGGAAGCTCTGGTCGCACCACGGTTCACCGGTCCTCGCCGAAGCCGACGACGAACCGGAGAACGGGTCCCCGGGCTGA
- the folB gene encoding dihydroneopterin aldolase codes for MDRVALRGLKARGHHGVFPREREEGQTFLVDLALSLDTRAAAAADDLSRTVHYGIVAEEVVAIVEGEPVDLIETLAERIAQQCLKHEGVHEVEVVVHKPDAPITVPFDDVTITITRSRA; via the coding sequence GTGGATCGTGTCGCGCTGCGCGGCCTCAAGGCCCGTGGACACCATGGCGTCTTCCCCCGGGAACGCGAAGAAGGCCAGACCTTCCTCGTGGATCTGGCGCTGAGCCTGGACACCCGGGCGGCCGCGGCCGCCGACGATCTCTCGCGGACCGTGCACTACGGCATCGTCGCGGAAGAGGTCGTCGCCATCGTCGAGGGCGAGCCCGTCGACCTGATCGAGACCCTCGCCGAGCGCATCGCCCAGCAGTGCCTCAAGCACGAGGGGGTCCACGAGGTCGAGGTGGTCGTCCACAAGCCGGACGCCCCGATCACGGTCCCCTTCGACGACGTGACCATCACCATCACCCGGAGCCGAGCATGA
- the folK gene encoding 2-amino-4-hydroxy-6-hydroxymethyldihydropteridine diphosphokinase codes for MTAFSARGQSDPTVQPVPASVVQQVDDADVTLSNPKRAVISLGSNLGNRLETLQGAIDALEDTPGVRVKAVSPVYETEPWGVDPGSQPSYFNAVVVVKTTLPPSSLLERGQAIEEAFDRVREERWGPRTIDVDIVAYADVISDDPHLTLPHPRAGERAFVLAPWHDVDPDAQLPGAGPVAGLLASIGRAGVSPRADLELRLPE; via the coding sequence ATGACAGCATTTTCCGCCCGCGGGCAGAGCGATCCCACGGTCCAGCCGGTGCCGGCCTCGGTCGTCCAGCAGGTGGACGACGCCGACGTCACCCTCTCCAACCCGAAGCGGGCCGTGATCTCCCTCGGCTCCAACCTGGGCAACCGCCTGGAGACCCTGCAGGGCGCCATCGACGCCCTGGAGGACACCCCCGGCGTCCGGGTCAAAGCCGTCTCCCCGGTGTACGAGACGGAGCCCTGGGGCGTCGATCCCGGCTCCCAGCCCTCGTACTTCAACGCCGTGGTCGTGGTGAAGACCACGCTGCCGCCGTCCTCCCTGCTGGAGCGCGGCCAGGCCATCGAGGAGGCGTTCGACCGGGTCCGCGAGGAGCGCTGGGGACCGCGCACCATCGACGTCGACATCGTCGCGTACGCCGACGTGATCTCCGACGACCCGCACCTCACGCTCCCCCACCCGAGGGCCGGCGAGCGGGCCTTCGTCCTCGCGCCCTGGCACGACGTGGACCCCGACGCCCAGCTCCCGGGCGCCGGTCCGGTCGCGGGGCTGCTGGCCTCGATCGGCCGCGCCGGGGTCTCCCCCCGGGCCGACCTGGAACTCCGCCTGCCGGAGTAG
- a CDS encoding DUF3180 domain-containing protein — protein sequence MRQLRLKVLAGIFAAAGVLSWAGARLWDAFGTLPSVPLAASIVLAAIAAILLATALSLRSRLRAQRERRPGAKGVEPLMAARALVFGQASALVSALVSGMYAGVAVFLLSYLDLPPRRDQAIYAGAAVVAGVAVIAAALFLERVCRLPEDHDDDTTVAAA from the coding sequence GTGAGGCAACTACGGCTCAAAGTACTGGCCGGGATCTTCGCCGCCGCGGGCGTGCTCTCCTGGGCCGGCGCCCGTCTCTGGGACGCCTTCGGCACCCTGCCGAGCGTGCCGCTGGCCGCGTCGATCGTCCTCGCGGCCATCGCCGCGATCCTGCTGGCGACGGCCCTCTCGCTGCGCTCCCGACTCCGTGCCCAGCGCGAACGCCGTCCCGGCGCCAAGGGCGTCGAGCCGCTGATGGCGGCCCGGGCCCTCGTCTTCGGCCAGGCCAGCGCCCTGGTCTCCGCGCTGGTCTCCGGGATGTACGCCGGCGTCGCCGTGTTCCTGCTGAGCTACCTCGACCTGCCGCCCCGCCGCGACCAGGCGATCTACGCGGGCGCCGCAGTGGTGGCCGGGGTCGCCGTCATCGCCGCGGCCCTCTTCCTGGAGCGCGTCTGCAGGCTCCCCGAGGACCACGACGACGACACGACCGTGGCGGCGGCCTGA
- the folE gene encoding GTP cyclohydrolase I FolE: protein MTDPVTLDGEHASGPYGEFDEKRAEAAVRELLYAVGENPDREGLRETPGRVARAYREIFAGLFQEAGDVLTTTFDLGHDEMVLVKDIEVFSTCEHHLVPFRGVAHVGYIPATSGKITGLSKLARLVDVYARRPQVQERLTTQIAESLMEILEPRGVIVVIECEHMCMSMRGIRKPGAKTLTSAVRGQLRDPATRAEAMSLIMAR, encoded by the coding sequence GAGCGGCCCGTACGGGGAGTTCGACGAGAAGCGTGCCGAGGCCGCCGTGCGGGAGCTGCTGTACGCGGTCGGTGAGAACCCGGACCGCGAAGGGCTCCGGGAGACCCCGGGGCGCGTCGCGCGGGCGTACCGGGAGATCTTCGCCGGACTCTTCCAGGAGGCCGGGGACGTCCTGACGACCACGTTCGACCTGGGGCACGACGAGATGGTCCTGGTGAAGGACATCGAGGTCTTCTCCACGTGCGAGCACCACCTGGTGCCGTTCCGGGGGGTCGCGCACGTGGGGTACATCCCGGCGACCTCGGGGAAGATCACCGGGCTGTCGAAGCTGGCCCGGCTGGTCGACGTGTACGCCCGGCGCCCTCAGGTGCAGGAGCGGCTCACCACGCAGATCGCCGAGTCACTGATGGAGATCCTGGAGCCGCGGGGCGTCATCGTCGTCATCGAGTGCGAGCACATGTGCATGTCGATGCGCGGCATCCGCAAGCCGGGGGCGAAGACGCTCACGTCGGCGGTGCGCGGGCAGCTCCGTGACCCGGCCACGCGGGCCGAGGCGATGAGCCTCATCATGGCGCGCTGA